A genomic window from Plutella xylostella chromosome 23, ilPluXylo3.1, whole genome shotgun sequence includes:
- the LOC105394046 gene encoding SRR1-like protein isoform X1 — translation MSNPNVDNDGFRLVGSKKRISKRKPTKVPERDFKIEQQDTIIDLEKSKQRILAAVDDLRSSPYYHTVTNSVSTLLKNKSVIEIVCLGLGHLADCAISRYQLALLVCLRNLLKPRKVLVHDPVFYKAECQILNDLELEVIEENNEGSYVISGEGATVVYLPHCPKQLTNNFLWSNWSQNLQNCVLICNSFASLFENQPNRIILETVPYIHKIQPHTTEIALENNFKFTDIFNDTSIHIFPNKALEKLDSKFWAKADRPCYNDTEEFITSCMIEKLTL, via the exons ATGTCAAACCCCAATGTTGACAATGATGGATTTCGTTTAGTCGGCTCTAAAAAACGTATTTCCAAACGAAAACCCACTAAAGTGCCTGAAAGAGACTTTAAAATTGAACAACAAGATACTATTATTGACTTGGAAAAATCTAAACA GCGAATTCTAGCAGCTGTTGACGATTTAAGATCTTCACCTTACTATCATACAGTTACCAACTCTGTGAGTACCCTATTGAAAAACAAGTCAGTGATAGAAATAGTTTGTTTGGGTTTAGGACACCTAGCCGATTGCGCTATTTCTCGCTATCAATTAGCGCTTTTGGTGTGCCTTCGCAATCTCCTCAAACCTAGAAAAGTATTAGTTCATGACCCAGTGTTCTATAAAGCTGAATGCCAGATTTTAAATGACTTGGAACTTGAAGTTATTGAGGAAAATAATGAAGGCAGTTATGTAATATCAGGAGAAGGAGCAACAGTGGTCTATTTACCACATTGCCCAAAACAGCTGACCAATAATTTCCTTTGGAGTAATTGGTCCCAAAATCTACAGAACTGTGTTCTAATTTGTAATAGTTTCGCCTCATTGTTTGAGAACCAGCCCAATCGGATTATACTAGAAACTGTCCCTTACATTCATAAGATTCAACCACATACTACTGAGATAGCATTAGAAAACAATTTCAAGTTTACAGACATTTTTAATGACACCTCCATTCATATTTTTCCAAACAAAGCCCTTGAAAAGCTAGATTCAAAGTTTTGGGCAAAGGCAGATAGACCCTGTTACAACGACACTGAAGAATTCATAACATCTTGTATGATTGAGAAGTTGACtttgtaa
- the LOC105394046 gene encoding uncharacterized protein LOC105394046 isoform X2, translated as MSNPNVDNDGFRLVGSKKRISKRKPTKVPERDFKIEQQDTIIDLEKSKQRILAAVDDLRSSPYYHTVTNSVKWHLLVRSQPL; from the exons ATGTCAAACCCCAATGTTGACAATGATGGATTTCGTTTAGTCGGCTCTAAAAAACGTATTTCCAAACGAAAACCCACTAAAGTGCCTGAAAGAGACTTTAAAATTGAACAACAAGATACTATTATTGACTTGGAAAAATCTAAACA GCGAATTCTAGCAGCTGTTGACGATTTAAGATCTTCACCTTACTATCATACAGTTACCAACTCT GTAAAATGGCATCTATTAGTACGAAGCCAGCCCTTGTAA
- the LOC125488541 gene encoding protein FMC1 homolog, producing the protein MASISTKPALVTLRGLLSELRKQSSTKKLADNQMVQYIFGQYRMYQSTDQQLCKAIDEMHFKAKTYHTYLREGRMYKELNEEFKGKGERSVEETARMVGFKLPHDPKP; encoded by the coding sequence ATGGCATCTATTAGTACGAAGCCAGCCCTTGTAACCCTCAGAGGTCTTCTATCTGAACTACGAAAACAGAGTTCTACTAAGAAGCTTGCGGATAACCAAATGGTTCAATACATCTTTGGTCAGTACCGTATGTACCAGAGTACTGACCAGCAACTGTGCAAAGCTATAGATGAGATGCACTTCAAGGCAAAAACTTaccatacctacctacgtgaGGGACGCATGTACAAGGAACTAAATGAAGAGTTTAAGGGAAAGGGTGAGCGAAGTGTGGAGGAGACCGCAAGGATGGTGGGATTCAAGCTGCCGCATGACCCCAAACCTTAA